Genomic DNA from Equus quagga isolate Etosha38 chromosome 10, UCLA_HA_Equagga_1.0, whole genome shotgun sequence:
agtggggccaggacatctatattttttaaatgttccatAGTAATTCTGATCTGCATCCAAAGTTGAAAATGACTGTTCTAAACGCTAGTGAAAATAATTACAACACAAGACTACCCCAATCTGGCCTaacattaaaaggaaagaaacctaAAGAGCAtccttatttttgtttaataagtAAATGGGAAAAATCATGAAAAGCAGGAGGCTCTCAGACTCCCAGCAAAGGGGGACCTTCACTGCTTCAGTTCTAGGACTAAAGATCGAGACAGCAATGGACTACCAGGAACAAGTTCAGTTTCCAGGAAACAGCAAGATGCCTAAGCAAATACTCAGGTACTGCAGACAGATAAATGGGAAACGTGGAATACctccataataaaaagtataatcGTTTAAAATACCACGTTCAAAGTGATACTTGCCATTTGGATGAAACATCTTGGAGACAAATCTAACCGTAGGTGGTTTATTTGGATATTCTTCAGTGAATTCTATTGTCAGCTTAAATGTTCCTGTAGTTAGAAAAGAAAGGtttaagaaaatatagttatCACTTTGTTCAGCAGcactttgtttttaatgctaCATGACTTTTTTCAAGTATTAAAAGACAGAATGTAAAGATAGAGGGTAGAGAGGAAAGCGAGACCGGGTAAGAGACAGAGCTCCAGGAGCTGCTCTAAAAATGGACAGAACTGTAAGAACCAGCACCTGAGgggatttgttttttgttttgccatTATTCTCCCTCAAACTTAAACACAGCCACCTGAAACTCAAAATTACTGCCTGCAGGATAACTTTAGCCACTGTACATTGTGAAGACATTCCTAAAATCACAAAAAACTAGAGCCAAAATTTGGCCTTCTCTTTTAGAAGACTGAAAGACCTTAAAGGCCTATTTTAATCAGCTGCCATCTTAAACTCTCCAGTGATCTTTAAATGGACTAGAAAAATGAGAGTACAAAGGTTCAAAAGCCAATGCTAGAAATACAAATCAATaatcaaattctttttaaaatagaagggaATAAGTATAAAAGTGTTCAATGGTTCCTTTTCATGTAAAACTCACTCCATAACGAAAACAACTGAATGTAAGCCAGAAAAAACTTCATAGTCCCTCTCAAAAACCCTTAAGTATGACTCACAAGCTAATTCACTATAAAATCAACTCAATTATTCACACTAATGGAGGGAATTAATggcagaaataatttaaaaatcacattagaTTGCATTCATGTCTCCagcaaatttatctttttaatgatgTTTGTTTAGGCTACTATTGAAATGGATTTATTTTACTTGAATACGTGTCAACTAAGGTATTGGGAGGCCCTAAAGCATACTAGGTTATAGACTTATCTACAAGGAATGGACACACTGGATCTCACTCAACAACTGTAGGATGTGATTTGGGGAGATTATTTccttcaaatgttatttttaattgggtttaataaattcaagaaaacaaTTGGGCGACTGTCTTTTCCTGACTGAAATCTCTTCAAGTAAACTTATGGGATCAGTTACTAACTGGTATAAGGGGATGCATGTTCCACTGTATTACTCTGGTCCATTTAAATTACTTATTCTAATAGTCCACGCTTCAGACAGAGTATCATTTGCTACTGATTCCTTCAGAGTTAGCAATTTATTTCCTCCTTGCTTCCTTTAATAGGTTTATCACCacttaagaaaaacagagaagattaCAATCGTTGTACAGCTAGATCTATTATATATAACACCACCAAAAAGTCTGTTTCCCACCAGCGCGCTCACAAGAACAATTCACTAACAAAGTTGCCCTTGGTGTGAACATGTGGCACAAAGTttcagaaagaattaaaatgcaaCATATAGAGAAATATTCCCAAACTAGTGTTACTCCCTGAACTCTTTGAAAGCCACATCTGAACCAGGTATTTTATAACTAAGGacaaacagtaaaatatttggaATGGACAAACATGCTATAGTCCGTCAGAACAAACTTCACCTTTACCACCACCTGGTCATAAACCCTCCTCTTTTTGAGGGAGAAAGCATAGTTCTTCCTTTTCAGTACTACTGATATTCTAATACGCAAGAGAAAGTGGGAATGAGTGTTAGTTCAAAACTCTGAGCTTCCTCATGTATCTCAAGTGTAAACACTTGGCTCAATGTTGAAATCTGATATCATCAAGGAATTGCTCCCAAATTGGGCAGATGTAAGAGTACACAGAGAGCCTAGGTACTTTAAATGAAAACCGTCATTAAATATGATCCCTAAAGGTGGTGAAGCCACACATGAGCCAGGCCTAAGGGGGAGCAGGGCAGCGGAGTGGCAATGGGCACGGGCTCTGCAGTCAGACCGAGCTGGGCTCACATCCTTGCTTTGCTCTTTACTAGTTGTGAAACCTCAGGGAAGCTGCTCAACTTGAGTAAACCTCAagttcctcgtctgtaaaatggggttgacAATAGGACCCACCACATAACACTGTTGTGAGGTTGTGACACAAAGTAAGTGCTCCACAAATATTCTAgctaaaataatcctaaaatttcaCATCTCTAGACCCAGCTGATGGAGGCAAAACCCAAAAAGCCAAACTTCCCTATCAGTAAGAAACACGCAGTTAATGAACTCATATGTTcaatagtattttctttctcatctacATCCAACAGTCACAGTTGAATGCAAGTTGGGTACATGTGCTGGTGGCTCACAAAGCCCTCCATGTGAGCTTTCCGCCTAATACCTGCCCAGAAGTTCAACAAGGTGGTTACCTGGCCACCAAGGAAGTTAATCGGGTCTGTTAAAACAGCTCATTTAATGTCTTGAGAAGTGAAACAACCTGCTTATGTCTACCTGAATGTAACTTAGGACCTACCCAAATCTTATTCAAAGTACACATCTAAAAGGGGGTATTTCATACTTTTAGCTACATTCAACAAGCAGAACCTCTTCAGTACAACCCTCAATGCACCTTCTGAGATCCCAAACAAATGTTACGGAAATTTAAAATCCTATCATTAATATTACACAATTGAGACTAGAGTTTATCCTCTGAAAATTTAGAAGAGTAGGctttaaaattactgaaaacttAAGCCTCACCAGTGTTGTACACAATCTGtactgatttttttcatcttcctgaGGAGGCCACAACATTGTAAGGAAAGTATCAATTAATCCATCTATACATAGGAAccaggaaaattaaataaaagtgttCACTGGCTGGTGTATGGCAATAGGTAGTGATATGGTTAAAGTAGACAGTGTATTTTCCACCTAAAGATATTCACAAATTCAAATTTTTGAATATTGTGTTGGCAAAGAAAACACCTGCAGGTTTTTTTTGCCATTTGGCCACGAGTTTGTGACCCCTGAGGAGAAAGCAAAGATCACGTACTTAAAAATTGTTTGGATGACTGAAAATTCGGATTTTAAGATAAAACCAAAATACTCTTTGTCATAGGATTTATTTACCTTAAAACACCCTTAGTAGATTTTAAGTGTTTCAAAGACACCAAATTCTTAAGAAGGCACCTATTATGAAAAGCAAATACTAGTATCTTACTGTGTCTATTAACAATTTTTAGATGATGTGATGGAGAATAGTTTATTCCATAGCCTTTGTATTCAGCATCCATACCAACCCCCCAATGTTCTGTTTATAGTGTAAGCTCTCAGGAACATACTCGTCTTACTTCAAGTGTGTGAAGTTAAAATACCTTTAAGACTTCCTTTTCTTAAGATTTCATCTCTTTAGCTAGGGCCTGGCTGTTCCAGAAGCTTTCATGACAAAAGGTTtacaaggaagcagaaaaagtAGTTTTGGGGCTGTCAATATATACGATAGATTGGAAATAGCAAAATCAACTATGCTACTTATCCCTAATCAGTCTTTTCCAGTAAATTCCCTAACTGTAAATAAGAGGTATTTTTGAATGGTCAAAGATATTATTTTGTAGCCACGGTCAGTGTTCTAGACACCTGAAGAAGCATCTATGGATAGCACACTGCTCAACCAAATGAATCAGAAAAGGGTACTCTCATTTAGCCCGAGTAATTCCTTTCAGTAATGCCAGGATGGAGATACACATCATCAAAAATAGAGCCAGTAATGTCAAGGGGGAAGGTCCAGGTAGATAATGGATTCCATAAGTACCTTTTCAATTCATAccacttaaaacaacagaagcaCCCTTGAAATATTTAAGTAGCCAACCTCCAGCAAAGTGATGTACTGTGAATAAAGCTGTGCCCCGGGTGAGGCAGTCTGAATAAAACCAGGAGGAAACAAAGAAGCCAACGAAAACAAAGTCTGTGAAAGCTAAAGCAAATACACAGTTAATCTGCACACAAAGCTCAGGGAGGAAGAACTAGCAGCAATCTAGGGGGGGAGAATTAAGTCTAGCTAGCTCCTGCTATGGATCAGTTCATATGCTTAACTGCACCAAAGTGGTATGTCTTTAGAATCACTCTCTCCTGCTGTCATGCCTTTTTATGGCAGCAATGAAGAGCACTGATCTTTACTCACGGAGTGAAGGTAGAGAGGAAGCTAAAAGTATTGAGGTGACTGTCTGTAGTGTCCTAGGAAAATCTGAGTATTGGAGACAAATTGTATAATTGGTTGATATTGACCTATCTCACTACATCTTGTGGGCTGGTAGCATCAAAAAGCAATCTGACTCCACCACCTAAGGGTGTACTGGTAGTTTGCAGAAATGTTTTTGTTCCCACCTTCAAACTGAGTTATGTGCGTGTGCGTGTATCAAATATTATGTGACCAAAGGAATAtgtcattgattaaaaaaaaacaacagaaagatcctctccttttaaaaaagtcttaaatattAAAGATGTCAATCAGTAGTTCAAATActtttaatcatcttttaaatgtattaaactttcaaaaacaactacacacacacacaattgaatGCACATAAACTCCATCAGTGTCcatttcctggttgtgatattgtagtATAGTCATTCAAGAAGTTACCAATGGAgagggggagtggggggaaggGTATGCAGGgtctctattattattattatttattacaattGCACGTGACACTATAATTAcctcaaaatagaaagtttaaaaaaatccttaaaaagcaATTAacgtgtgtgtttttaaaagtctaacCTAAATCCATTGAAAAATCACACAGCCATAGATACATGTAGTACCTTCAAGTAGGTTGGACACTGGCCAAGAGAATACATACATTAAAGCTACCCTCAATTCTGAAGCTGTTTTGAGATTACTGACCATGAAGTCTTGATAAAAGCACACACtgaaaactcatttaaaaagaagaaacaatattaTACTCAAACTGGCCAGTAAAGGTGCCATTAAAGACCATCTTAGAGCAGTGAGGCTGACAGGCATTCGATGCCAAATTGTAGAAACCAGATAGTGTGAGCAAGGGATTCTGGCATCCATTCAACATCCAACAAACACACATTAAGCACCTGCTGAACACAGTTTCCACCCTTGTGGTAGAATTCTGAACCAGATGGTCTCCGGGATCTCTGAGTCTATCAGCAAGTGGTTGGGTGGATATTAACTCAGTATCTTGATGAGGGGGCTGAATTTAGCAGGATCACAGCCCAAACCTCAAAATCCGTTAACATCAGTGCTATGATGTGCCTTTTAAAACGTGATTGCCttacccagattttttttttaaaaaagaagcaagcaagaaaaaagatgCAGTTGTAGGCAAGCGGACAATCGCCAGAACAACCTGCCACATATTGGATTCCACTCAAGCCTTTAGTAGGCAGAGGCTAGGGAGAAGCTGGTTCCTAAGTAGGAGGCACTTCCAGGAGGACTGAGAACCCTTTCCCCAGCTGATCAGGCTCCTGAAAGGTGGGTAAAGAAATTCTCTTACCATCCTCAAACGGGGTCCCTTCAGGCCTgcaacacagagaaaaaaagagtcaatTCCTGCTTAAGGGGCTTCCATCTCCCTGGTTCATCTTAGGAGATGGCTATTCCAAGCTCAGCCAACTCCACCCTCTCCTGGGTCGCAAAGCCACGACAAATAGATGTTTCGGGCTCAGGCACACAGTACAGGCCGCCGCGCCTAAACGCCACcactccccgccccgcccccctaAGAACCCCAAACGGTTCCCCTGGCAGCGGGAACTGAGCTAATCGAGGCACAGGCTCCGGGGAGGCGCCTAGGCCCTGCCAGACTCAAACACCTCCCCTCGGCCCTCCGCCTTCGCCAGGGGCCCGTCCCGGAGGGCACACGGAGCCAGCCCGCCGCCCCATCCCTCGGCCCCACCCGGAACGCAGACTCACCCGAAAATGACCGCGTTCCAAACCATTATGTTGTTCTCGGACGGGGCCCCGCTGACTCCGGCCGGAGGATCCTCCTGCAACCTTCGGAGACACAGACAGGGGACCCGCCATCCAGCACTCGCGGCCGCgcccccccgcccgccccgcccgccccggccGGCAGCCCCGGCCTCGGCGCCGGCCCTGTCAGTTACCTCTTGAAGTCCCGCATAAGGCGCCGCCGAGCCGGGGTGGACATAGCTCTAGCGGGGTCAGGAGTGGGGCATACACCGAGGTCTCGGCTCCCCGCGGTGGCTGAGGAGGCCGAGGAGGCTGAAGAAGCCGAAGAAGCCGACGAGGAAGCTCCCAGAGGAACGGCACTGCCTCTCCGAAGTCGAGGGTCGGTCTGGCGCCGGCTAAGCACCACCGCGGAGTAGACCGGGGCTgaaccgggggggggggggggggggggggggggagcgggaCCGGccggagggggggggggggggggggggggaggaaagTTGCTGAGGTCATTAAACCCCAGCGGGAGGCGGCGAGCGCCGGGCGGTCCTGGGGTGAGAGGCAAGCGGCGGGGCGAACAAAAGCCTGTAATTCACTAGGATTTCGTGGTGGAAGGGGTCCATCTCCACCTGCCAAGTCGAAGACGAACCCTGGGaagctttcttctgttttctttttctattttttttttttttgagaccaGATCACTTATTAAAGGGCGCACTGTGGATGGTGGGAGTAGGATGAAGTTCCAAActagaggaggagggagtgggcgGAGGCAAAACCGATTATCAAAAAGCGGGAACTCTAGGATGCACACCTCCTGCGGACACAGGAGACTGGGGAGGAGTGTGTGTGACTGGGTAAAATCACTGAAGATCGGAAGAACAAATCGGCCTCGACTACGAAAGTGGGCTGTGAATCCCTTTTCTAGAGCATGAAGATGCGGGATTCGGGTCCCAACATTTAGGCCAATTGATCACCCCAAAGCAGAATACAATGGTGTTGTGTGTCCTGGGGGAAGGGGATGAGAGCTTAAGGCGGACAGAATGAGGTTTTAGCTCTGGGCACTCACAATTTGGCTCTGGAACCACATTTCCCCTTGGCAGTTCAACAAGCCAAGCAGCTACTATATGTTCAGAAGAATCCAAGGTATGAGAATATCCGACTGCAGAGAACTGAAGGGGCGGTGAGTCTGAAGGAAAAGCAACAGTAAGATGCGCGTGAAAAAGCTGCGGGCTGCGGGGAAGAGTCTCAGTTAGTACGTGGACCTGCAAAAGCAATAAcagttttgaagaataatttttaaagctcaaCCCAAAACAACCTAGAAGGGAGGCAACATACTCatttaagaatttttgaaaatatgagaaaagtaGGTCTGAGTTAAGTCCTGGAGAGTTTTGAATGCCAAGCTAATGGATTCCTTGGAAGGTGGTTGAGCAGAGAAGCAACATGATTAGAGCTGTGCTAATCGGAGATGGGCTCCAGGAGAGCAGCCAGGAGACTCTTGAAGTATTCTAGGCGAGAGATCCTGAACCAGGCAGTGATGATaaaaatggagaggaggggatgaATGGGGAGGACTTGGCAACAGTTGAATGGGGAGGGGGggcaagagagaggaaggaatcaaCCATAATTGGGGTTTGAAGATAACTGGGGGCTTGAAGTGCCATTAAGAGAATTAGGGAATAGAGGGGGAGGGACAATTTTGGCAGATGAAATTTGGGGACTTACTGAGTTCATGGGACTGGTGAGACACCCGTGTGAAG
This window encodes:
- the UBE2A gene encoding ubiquitin-conjugating enzyme E2 A — its product is MSTPARRRLMRDFKRLQEDPPAGVSGAPSENNIMVWNAVIFGPEGTPFEDGTFKLTIEFTEEYPNKPPTVRFVSKMFHPNVYADGSICLDILQNRWSPTYDVSSILTSIQSLLDEPNPNSPANSQAAQLYQENKREYEKRVSAIVEQSWRDC